One part of the Nymphaea colorata isolate Beijing-Zhang1983 chromosome 8, ASM883128v2, whole genome shotgun sequence genome encodes these proteins:
- the LOC116259551 gene encoding PHD finger protein PERSISTENT TAPETAL CELL 1 translates to MCTTIAGSLRKRRRETIFTFNSFCDAGIPAEFRGPFYDNIHALLEFGHQENDGTEGMRAWSFRFEVSHGSPLHVSLFVVEERPALAEGRAQPYCYQCKHIGWGHHLVCSKKFHFVLPSKQTAPEMEKLVQSDEDSLAHSATSSRERPRSGVGCRTTRPPADILDLHGHILHGVIHYNGFGHLLCVNGIEGGSDLVCGSQVMDFWHRICTSLKVRQISINDTSKKKSMDLRVLHGVAYGQPWFGRWGYNFGRGSFGVNHEMYQKSMETVRSFRLSSVTNSLAVSNYDILTIVSKYQKLSGDSLQTLGHLFHYVMELKSCLVHDPVQIEHAVLPMNQCRWSSKRVEMATLVIIESLKNNGSKWVSRQQVRDSARAYIGDTGLLDFVLKSLGNQVIGNYVVRRAVNPVTRVLEYCLEEANNCFNNSDSISPNAKKVSSKSQLGLTHLQLVRDLLYLYSTILRQCRPVCGLTRAILDAKHLIKDYSEESLRAECKNRDKLTFLCALSVSRDEEQVEDERSRELLPLEVITLPHRATVGDLKREVERHFREIYFSLRSFKAESLMDFNAEDSDLLCQIVNSGSKLMINGRIEEKALIYESGSDERVLYCSCGAKEDDGERMVCCDVCEVWQHTRCAKISNSEEVPKIFLCSRCEHHIMLFPTLL, encoded by the exons ATGTGCACCACCATCGCCGGGAGTttgaggaagaggagaagggagaCCATTTTCACGTTCAATAGTTTCTGCGATGCGGGGATCCCGGCTGAGTTCCGAGGACCATTTTATGACAACATCCATGCGCTGCTAGAGTTTGGCCACCAAGAGAATGATGGAACGGAAGGGATGCGGGCGTGGTCTTTCCGATTCGAAGTTAGCCATGGTTCTCCATTACATGTGTCTCTCTTCGTTGTTGAAGAACGACCAGCACTAGCAGAGGGAAGAGCTCAACCTTATTGCTATCAATGCAAACACATAG GATGGGGCCATCACTTGGTGTGCAGCAAGAAATTCCACTTTGTGTTGCCTTCAAAGCAAACGGCACCGGAGATGGAAAAGCTTGTCCAGTCCGATGAGGATTCTTTGGCTCATTCAGCAACCAGTTCTCGCGAACGTCCAAGGTCAGGTGTGGGCTGCAGGACGACCAGGCCGCCGGCGGATATCTTGGACCTGCATGGCCATATCCTGCATGGAGTGATTCACTACAACGGGTTTGGTCATCTGCTATGCGTGAACGGCATAGAAGGTGGGTCTGATTTGGTTTGTGGCAGCCAGGTCATGGACTTCTGGCATCGAATCTGCACCAGCTTAAAAGTAAG ACAGATTAGCATAAATGATACGTCAAAGAAGAAATCAATGGACTTGAGGGTGTTACATGGAGTTGCCTACGGTCAGCCATGGTTTGGAAGATGGGGATACAATTTTGGACGGGGAAGTTTTGGTGTCAATCACGAGATGTACCAGAAGTCGATGGAAACAGTTCGAAGCTTTCGTTTATCTTCAGTTACAAACTCCCTTGCGGTTTCCAATTATGATATCCTGACCATTGTCTCCAAATACCAGAAGCTATCCGGCGATTCCTTACAAACACTAGGCCATCTGTTTCATTATGTCATGGAACTGAAATCTTGCTTAGTACATGATCCGGTTCAAATCGAACATGCTGTTCTACCAATGAACCAGTGCCGGTGGTCGTCCAAACGAGTTGAGATGGCAACTTTAGTGATCATAGAATCACTAAAGAACAATGGAAGCAAGTGGGTCTCAAGGCAGCAAGTGAGAGATTCAGCCAGAGCTTACATTGGTGACACTGGCCTACTTGATTTTGTGTTGAAGTCTCTAGGAAACCAAGTAATTGGAAATTATGTCGTTCGCCGGGCAGTGAATCCGGTGACCAGAGTGCTTGAATACTGCTTGGAAGAAGCAAACAACTGTTTTAACAATTCTGACAGCATTTCTCCTAATGCCAAGAAGGTCTCCTCCAAGTCTCAACTTGGGCTCACTCATTTACAGCTTGTGAGAGATCTGCTCTACCTGTACAGCACAATCTTGAGACAATGCAGGCCTGTCTGTGGGCTTACAAGAGCCATACTTGATGCCAAACACTTAATTAAGGATTACAGTGAAGAATCATTACGTGCTGAATGTAAGAATCGAGATAAACTCACATTTCTTTGTGCGCTTTCTGTTAGTAGGGATGAGGAGCAAGTAGAGGATGAGAGGAGCAGGGAACTGCTACCACTTGAGGTGATTACTCTTCCTCACCGGGCTACTGTTGGTGACTTGAAGAGAGAAGTTGAGAGACACTTCAGAGAGATATACTTTAGTTTAAGAAGCTTCAAAGCCGAATCTCTAATGGATTTTAATGCGGAGGACAGTGATTTGCTTTGCCAGATAGTTAACTCGGGCAGCAAACTTATGATTAATGGGAGGATTGAGGAGAAGGCTCTGATATATGAAAGTGGCAGTGATGAGCGCGTACTGTACTGCTCCTGTGGTGCAAAGGAAGATGATGGGGAGCGCATGGTGTGTTGTGATGTCTGTGAGGTTTGGCAGCACACGCGTTGTGCGAAGATCTCAAACAGTGAGGAAGTTCCAAAAATATTTCTGTGCAGCCGATGTGAGCACCACATTATGCTCTTTCCTACTTTACTGTAA
- the LOC116259313 gene encoding transmembrane 9 superfamily member 2-like, with amino-acid sequence MAARKTGVPAQVVVLALLLLCSAVQVRSAASDHRYKQGDAVPLYANKVGPFHNPSETYRYFDLPYCSSGHVTEKKEALGEVLNGDRLVDAPYKLDFRADKASESVCKKKFSKEDVIKFRQAVMKDYYFQMYYDDLPVWGFIGKVEKDVKNDPSDVRYLLFREVHFEILYNKDRVIEITAQAMPETAVDITEDKEVEVEFTYSATWKETNTPFDARMERYSRSSSLPHHLEIHWFSIINSCVTVLLLTGFLATILMRVLKNDFVKYSHDEESVEDQEETGWKYIHGDVFRYPKYKSLFAAVLGSGTQLLILTIFVFILALVGVFYPYNRGALFTALVLIYAFTSGIAGYVATSFYCQLEGTNWVRNLLLTGCLFCGPLFLTFCFLNTVAIAYSATAALPFGTILVILLIWTLVTSPLLVLGGIAGKNSKAEFQAPVRTTKYPREIPPLAWYRGTLPQMVMAGFLPFSAIYIELYYIFASVWGHRIYTIYSILFIVFIILIIVTAFITVALTYFQLAAEDHEWWWRSVLCGGSTGIFVYGYCLYYYHARSDMSGFMQTSFFFGYMACICYGFFLMLGTVGFRASLLFVRHIYRSIKCE; translated from the exons ATGGCGGCGAGGAAGACGGGTGTTCCCGCGCAAGTCGTCGTTCTGGCGCTGCTTCTGTTGTGCTCTGCTGTGCAGGTGCGATCGGCGGCGTCGGATCATAGATACAAGCAGGGCGACGCCGTTCCTCTCTACGCAAACAAGGTCGGGCCGTTTCACAATCCCAG TGAGACGTATCGTTACTTCGATCTGCCTTACTGTTCGTCAG GTCACGTAACCGAGAAGAAGGAAGCCCTTGGAGAGGTTCTGAACGGTGATCGTTTGGTCGATGCACCATACAAGCTGGATTTTCGAGCGGATAAGGCATCAGAATCTGTTTGCAAGAAGAAATTTTCGAAAGAAGATGTCATCAAGTTCAGACAAGCTGTAATGAAGGACTACTACTTCCAGATGTACTATGACGATCTGCCGGTTTGGGGTTTCATCGGGAAGGTTGAAAAGGACGTCAAAAACGATCCAAGCGATGTCAGATACTTGCTCTTCAGGGAAGTTCATTTCGAGATCCTGTACAACAAGGATCGAGTCATTGAGATTACTGCTCAAGCAATGCCAGAGACGGCAGTTGACATAACAGAGGACAAGGAGGTCGAGGTGGAGTTCACGTACTCCGCGACCTGGAAGGAGACTAATACACCTTTTGACGCGAGGATGGAGAGATATTCGAGGTCTTCATCGTTGCCTCATCACTTGGAGATCCACTGGTTCTCAATCATAAATTCCTGCGTTACTGTTCTTCTCCTCACGGGGTTCCTTGCTACCATTCTAATGCGGGTGCTGAAGAATGATTTCGTCAA ATACTCTCATGACGAGGAGTCGGTGGAAGATCAAGAGGAGACTGGTTGGAAGTATATCCATGGCGATGTTTTTAGGTACCCAAAATACAAGTCCTTGTTTGCTGCTGTCCTTGGGTCTGGGACGCAGCTATTGATTCT GACAATCTTCGTTTTCATCCTTGCACTTGTTGGGGTCTTCTATCCATACAACAGAGGGGCTCTTTTCACAGCGCTGGTTCTCATATATGCTTTTACGTCTGGTATTGCTGGATATGTAGCAACTTCTTTCTACTGCCAACTTGAGGGAACGAACTGG GTAAGGAATTTGTTATTGACCGGATGTCTTTTTTGCGGGCCTCTGTTCCTGACATTCTGTTTCCTGAACACTGTTGCTATAGCATATAGCGCTACTGCAGCATTGCCGTTTGGCACCATCCTGGTTATTCTTCTGATATGGACACTGGTCACGTCACCATTGCTTGTTTTGGGCGGTATAGCTGGTAAGAACAGCAAGGCAGAGTTTCAGGCTCCCGTTCGAACTACAAAGTATCCCAGAGAAATTCCACCATTGGCCTGGTATAGAGGGACTCTCCCCCAGATGGTGATGGCAGGATTCTTGCCTTTCAGTGCCATCTATATTGAACTGTACTACATTTTTGCAAGTGTATGGGGACACAGAATCTACACCATCTACAGTATTCTCTTCATTGTCTTCATCATTCTCATAATTGTCACTGCATTCATTACTGTGGCACTGACATACTTTCAACTTGCTGCCGAAGATCATGAATGGTGGTGGAG GTCTGTTCTGTGTGGAGGATCCACGGGTATATTTGTCTATGGCTATTGCTTATATTACTATCATGCAAGGTCCGATATGTCTGGGTTCATGCAaacatctttcttctttgggtACATGGCTTGCATCTGCTATGGATTCTTCCTCATGCTTGGTACTGTTGGCTTCCGTGCATCATTACTGTTTGTTCGCCATATATACCGATCTATTAAGTGCGAGTAG
- the LOC116259749 gene encoding non-functional NADPH-dependent codeinone reductase 2-like, with the protein MVFGRTSLPGRRKKGRESRQKGRGKKTRARERKGGMEIPEVTLNSGHRMPLVGMGTAAHPFVATAAMKSAVIDAIESGYRHFDSAAIYQSEEPLGEVLTQALGSGLLAGREHFFVTSKLWCTDAHPDLVLPALRKTLQALQLDYLDLYLIHWPVRLRKSEAMCLEFPKDDILPFDMISTWKAMEECQELGLTKSIGVCNFSCKKLSQLLAAATIPPSVNQVEMHPLWNQSKLRQFCAEKGVHVSAYSPLGGKGALWGSNAVMDNKELQQIAEARGKSVAQVCLKWGLQQGVSLMVKSFNKERLKENLDIFDWHLSQEEMQTINCLPQRRIFPCDIFISPDGPYKTIEELWDED; encoded by the exons ATGGTGTTCGGGAGGACTTCACTACCcgggaggagaaagaagggaagggagagtcgacagaagggaagaggaaagaaaaccaGAGCGCGCGAAAGGAAAGGGGGAATGGAGATACCTGAGGTGACCCTTAACTCCGGCCATCGGATGCCCCTGGTCGGCATGGGGACAGCCGCGCACCCATTCGTCGCAACTGCGGCCATGAAATCGGCCGTGATCGATGCAATAGAATCCGGGTACCGCCATTTCGACTCGGCCGCCATTTACCAATCTGAGGAGCCGCTGGGCGAGGTTCTGACTCAGGCGCTGGGCTCCGGCCTGCTGGCCGGCCGAGAACACTTCTTTGTCACGTCCAAGCTCTGGTGCACCGACGCTCACCCTGACCTTGTCCTGCCTGCCCTCCGAAAAACGCTGCA AGCTCTGCAATTGGATTATCTTGATCTGTATCTTATTCACTGGCCTGTGAGGTTAAGGAAGTCTGAGGCAATGTGCCTAGAATTTCCTAAAGATGATATCCTTCCTTTTGATATGATTTCCACATGGAAAGCCATGGAAGAGTGTCAGGAGCTGGGCCTCACAAAATCCATTGGGGTTTGCAATTTCTCTTGCAAGAAGCTTTCTCAGCTGTTAGCAGCAGCTACCATTCCACCTTCAGTAAATCAG GTGGAAATGCACCCTCTTTGGAATCAAAGCAAGCTGAGGCAATTCTGTGCGGAGAAGGGCGTTCATGTGAGTGCATATTCTCCTCTGGGAGGGAAAGGAGCTCTTTGGGGTTCCAATGCAGTTATGGACAACAAAGAACTTCAGCAGATAGCTGAAGCTAGAGGAAAAAGTGTTGCTCAG GTTTGTTTGAAGTGGGGACTTCAACAAGGTGTGAGCCTCATGGTGAAAAGCTTCAATAAGGAAAGGTTAAAGGAAAACCTTGACATCTTCGATTGGCATCTTAGTCAGGAAGAGATGCAAACGATCAACTGTCTCCCACAGCGAAGAATATTCCCCTGCGACATTTTCATATCTCCAGATGGGCCGTACAAAACGATAGAGGAGCTTTGGGATGAGGACTAG